A window from Candidatus Gracilibacteria bacterium encodes these proteins:
- the rpsG gene encoding 30S ribosomal protein S7: MKTKITTYCPPESDELSEKFINTIMLDGKKNTARRIFNDMLAEIEKRGHKAPKELFFRAIDNTKPTMEVRPKRIGGAVYQVPFEVNPKRQRMLSFRWLINGARGRKGIPMYKRLTLEILEASDGNGAAVKKKDDVERMAQANRAFAHYARFTKKK; this comes from the coding sequence ATGAAGACTAAGATCACAACCTACTGCCCACCAGAATCCGATGAACTCAGTGAAAAGTTCATCAACACTATTATGTTGGACGGGAAAAAGAACACTGCTCGCCGAATCTTCAACGACATGCTTGCAGAGATCGAAAAACGAGGACACAAGGCTCCAAAAGAACTGTTCTTCAGAGCTATCGACAACACCAAACCCACCATGGAAGTGCGCCCAAAACGCATCGGAGGGGCTGTTTACCAGGTTCCTTTTGAAGTGAATCCAAAAAGACAACGCATGCTCTCCTTCCGTTGGCTCATCAATGGAGCTCGTGGACGAAAAGGAATCCCCATGTACAAGAGACTCACTCTCGAAATCTTAGAAGCTTCCGATGGAAATGGAGCTGCTGTAAAGAAGAAAGATGATGTAGAAAGAATGGCTCAAGCAAACCGAGCTTTTGCTCACTACGCTCGCTTCACAAAGAAAAAGTAG